The Populus nigra chromosome 14, ddPopNigr1.1, whole genome shotgun sequence genome has a segment encoding these proteins:
- the LOC133673561 gene encoding uncharacterized protein LOC133673561 isoform X1, which translates to MNPYTSFQYKRTGPKWDADFKRLSLSQKIIFINCANPVNSPLYVDTGTCLNGAESSNASLSTHSYVNIGGMKASDVMELCSLERMTFLPAKDYKNMSFKEIHSQLAYGFELSWHNSRCGSCACYIDDSNRKHCIDGLSWSRWTFLVLDNRSRPAVCIHVHW; encoded by the exons ATGAATCCATATACATCGTTTCAATACAAAAGGACAGGGCCGAAATGGGATGCCGATTTCAAGCGTCTCTCATTATCGCagaagattatttttataaactgtGCAAATCCAGTGAATTCTCCTCTGTACGTAGACACTGGTACTTGCCTTAATGGAGCGGAATCTTCCAATGCTTCCCTCTCAACGCATTCATATGTGAATATTGGTGGCATGAAGGCCTCGGATGTGATGGAACTGTGCAGCTTAGAGAGGATGACGTTTTTGCCAGCCAAGGATTACAAGAACATGTCCTTTAAGGAAATTCACAGTCAGCTGGCATATGGGTTTGAGCTTTCATGGCACAATAGCAGGTGTGGAAGCTGTGCATGCTACATCGATGATTCGAACCGTAAACACTGCATAG ATGGACTTTCTTGGTCCAGATGGACTTTCTTGGTTCTGGACAACCGTAG CCGTCCTGCTGTCTGTATCCATGTTCATTGGTAA
- the LOC133673211 gene encoding rust resistance kinase Lr10-like isoform X3 has translation MMIFINCTNPVDSPLYVDTSTCLNGEKSSNVSLLMRSYVNVGGMKASDLMKLCSLERMTLLPAKDYKNTSFKEIHSQLAYGFELSWHNSMCGSCAYGCYIYDSNQTGCADGLSWLELIAGVLQTVFLFIALLQGTKFMFGSPFVIAFLIYKWRRRHLSAYDTVEEFLHTHNNLMPVVRYSYSEIKKMTEGFKEKLGEGGFGCVYKGKLRSGHYAAIKLLGKSKANGQDFINEVATIGRIRHTNVVQLVGFCAEGSKRALVYDFMLNGFLDNFIFSQERSVSLTWEKLHEISLGVAHGIEYLHRGCEMQILHFDIKPHNILLDENFAPKVSDFGLARLCSTNESFKSLNAVRGTIGYMAPELFYKNIGRISYKADVYSFGMLLLEMAGRRKNLNALTENSSRIYWPDWVHDQVSNEKAIEIGDGGTEEEEKIVRKMIITGLWCIQMNPLNRPAMSEVVEMLEGDMQSLQLPPRPVLYPDEKPMNTCGESSSMSDYS, from the exons ATGATGATTTTCATAAACTGCACAAATCCAGTGGATTCTCCTCTGTACGTAGACACTAGTACTTGCCTTAACGGAGAAAAATCTTCCAATGTTTCACTCTTGATGCGTTCTTATGTGAATGTTGGTGGGATGAAGGCTTCGGATCTGATGAAACTGTGCAGCTTAGAGAGGATGACGTTGTTGCCAGCCAAGGATTACAAGAATACATCCTTCAAGGAAATTCACAGTCAGCTGGCATATGGGTTTGAGCTTTCATGGCACAATAGCATGTGTGGAAGCTGTGCATATGGATGCTACATCTATGATTCGAACCAGACAGGCTGCGCAG ATGGACTTTCTTGGTTGGAATTAATCGCAG GCGTGCTGCAGACTGTATTCCTGTTCATTG CACTACTTCAGGGCACAAAATTTATGTTTGGGAGTCCGTTTGTGATTGCATTCTTGATCTATAAATGGCGACGAAGACATCTATCAGCATATGACACAGTTGAGGAATTCCTACACACTCATAACAATCTTATGCCAGTCGTGAGGTATTCTTATTCAGAGATTAAGAAGATGACCGAAGGTTTCAAGGAAAAATTGGGAGAAGGGGGTTTTGGTTGCGTGTATAAAGGAAAGCTTCGCAGTGGACATTATGCAGCGATAAAATTGCTGGGCAAATCCAAGGCTAATGGACAAGATTTCATCAATGAAGTCGCTACCATTGGAAGGATTCGCCACACCAATGTAGTGCAACTAGTTGGTTTTTGTGCTGAGGGATCAAAGCGCGCTCTTGTATATGATTTCATGCTCAATGGATTTCTcgataatttcattttttctcaAGAAAGATCTGTCTCTTTAACCTGGGAAAAACTGCATGAGATTTCCCTTGGAGTGGCTCATGGCATCGAATATCTACATCGAGGTTGTGAGATGCAGATCCTACATTTTGACATCAAGCCTCACAACATTCTTCTCGATGAAAACTTCGCTCCAAAAGTTTCTGACTTTGGGCTTGCTAGGTTGTGTTCGACAAATGAGAGTTTTAAATCTCTCAATGCAGTGAGGGGAACGATAGGTTACATGGCACCAGAACTTTTCTACAAGAATATCGGGCGCATCTCATACAAAGCTGATGTTTATAGCTTTGGAATGTTGCTGTTGGAAATGGCTGGCAGAAGGAAGAATCTGAACGCATTGACAGAGAATTCAAGCCGAATTTACTGGCCAGATTGGGTTCATGACCAAGTCTCTAATGAGAAGGCTATAGAGATTGGAGATGGTGGCacggaagaggaagaaaaaatagtCAGGAAGATGATTATTACAGGGTTGTGGTGTATACAAATGAATCCTCTGAATCGGCCCGCAATGAGCGAAGTTGTGGAGATGCTTGAAGGAGACATGCAAAGCCTGCAACTGCCTCCGAGACCTGTTCTATATCCAGATGAGAAGCCAATGAACACTTGTGGAGAGTCATCTTCCATGTCTGATTATTCTTAG
- the LOC133673211 gene encoding rust resistance kinase Lr10-like isoform X1: MARLLFGGYIALLLLLLVFQTSNCKDTNLCAPSCGNHNISYPFRLESDPSSCGNLSYTLHCEKNNSTVLYLDSRKYYVQAINYNNLTIRVVDPGVKENDCSSRPDFSLTYARLGNSRRAYTIFNLIFTGLDYIADDVYPYTWFQYKKTGWESFPKYKPLPLSQMMIFINCTNPVDSPLYVDTSTCLNGEKSSNVSLLMRSYVNVGGMKASDLMKLCSLERMTLLPAKDYKNTSFKEIHSQLAYGFELSWHNSMCGSCAYGCYIYDSNQTGCADGLSWLELIAGVLQTVFLFIALLQGTKFMFGSPFVIAFLIYKWRRRHLSAYDTVEEFLHTHNNLMPVVRYSYSEIKKMTEGFKEKLGEGGFGCVYKGKLRSGHYAAIKLLGKSKANGQDFINEVATIGRIRHTNVVQLVGFCAEGSKRALVYDFMLNGFLDNFIFSQERSVSLTWEKLHEISLGVAHGIEYLHRGCEMQILHFDIKPHNILLDENFAPKVSDFGLARLCSTNESFKSLNAVRGTIGYMAPELFYKNIGRISYKADVYSFGMLLLEMAGRRKNLNALTENSSRIYWPDWVHDQVSNEKAIEIGDGGTEEEEKIVRKMIITGLWCIQMNPLNRPAMSEVVEMLEGDMQSLQLPPRPVLYPDEKPMNTCGESSSMSDYS, encoded by the exons ATGGCTAGGCTCCTCTTTGGTGGCTACATAGCCTTACTCCTCCTGCTGCTAGTCTTCCAAACCAGCAACTGCAAGGATACCAATCTCTGTGCCCCTTCATGTGGAAATCATAATATTAGCTACCCCTTTAGGCTAGAAAGTGATCCATCTTCCTGTGGAAACCTTTCCTATACCCTCCACTGCGAGAAAAATAACTCCACAGTATTGTATTTAGACTCACGAAAATACTACGTGCAGGCAATCAACTACAACAACTTGACAATCCGAGTGGTGGATCCTGGTGTTAAAGAAAATGATTGCTCTTCTCGTCctgatttttctttaacatatGCAAGATTAGGTAATTCCAGAAGGGcatatactatttttaatttaatatttacagGCTTAGATTATATCGCAGATGATGTTTATCCATATACATGGTTTCAATACAAGAAGACAGGGTGGGAGTCGTTTCCCAAATACAAGCCTCTCCCGTTATCGCAGATGATGATTTTCATAAACTGCACAAATCCAGTGGATTCTCCTCTGTACGTAGACACTAGTACTTGCCTTAACGGAGAAAAATCTTCCAATGTTTCACTCTTGATGCGTTCTTATGTGAATGTTGGTGGGATGAAGGCTTCGGATCTGATGAAACTGTGCAGCTTAGAGAGGATGACGTTGTTGCCAGCCAAGGATTACAAGAATACATCCTTCAAGGAAATTCACAGTCAGCTGGCATATGGGTTTGAGCTTTCATGGCACAATAGCATGTGTGGAAGCTGTGCATATGGATGCTACATCTATGATTCGAACCAGACAGGCTGCGCAG ATGGACTTTCTTGGTTGGAATTAATCGCAG GCGTGCTGCAGACTGTATTCCTGTTCATTG CACTACTTCAGGGCACAAAATTTATGTTTGGGAGTCCGTTTGTGATTGCATTCTTGATCTATAAATGGCGACGAAGACATCTATCAGCATATGACACAGTTGAGGAATTCCTACACACTCATAACAATCTTATGCCAGTCGTGAGGTATTCTTATTCAGAGATTAAGAAGATGACCGAAGGTTTCAAGGAAAAATTGGGAGAAGGGGGTTTTGGTTGCGTGTATAAAGGAAAGCTTCGCAGTGGACATTATGCAGCGATAAAATTGCTGGGCAAATCCAAGGCTAATGGACAAGATTTCATCAATGAAGTCGCTACCATTGGAAGGATTCGCCACACCAATGTAGTGCAACTAGTTGGTTTTTGTGCTGAGGGATCAAAGCGCGCTCTTGTATATGATTTCATGCTCAATGGATTTCTcgataatttcattttttctcaAGAAAGATCTGTCTCTTTAACCTGGGAAAAACTGCATGAGATTTCCCTTGGAGTGGCTCATGGCATCGAATATCTACATCGAGGTTGTGAGATGCAGATCCTACATTTTGACATCAAGCCTCACAACATTCTTCTCGATGAAAACTTCGCTCCAAAAGTTTCTGACTTTGGGCTTGCTAGGTTGTGTTCGACAAATGAGAGTTTTAAATCTCTCAATGCAGTGAGGGGAACGATAGGTTACATGGCACCAGAACTTTTCTACAAGAATATCGGGCGCATCTCATACAAAGCTGATGTTTATAGCTTTGGAATGTTGCTGTTGGAAATGGCTGGCAGAAGGAAGAATCTGAACGCATTGACAGAGAATTCAAGCCGAATTTACTGGCCAGATTGGGTTCATGACCAAGTCTCTAATGAGAAGGCTATAGAGATTGGAGATGGTGGCacggaagaggaagaaaaaatagtCAGGAAGATGATTATTACAGGGTTGTGGTGTATACAAATGAATCCTCTGAATCGGCCCGCAATGAGCGAAGTTGTGGAGATGCTTGAAGGAGACATGCAAAGCCTGCAACTGCCTCCGAGACCTGTTCTATATCCAGATGAGAAGCCAATGAACACTTGTGGAGAGTCATCTTCCATGTCTGATTATTCTTAG
- the LOC133673211 gene encoding LEAF RUST 10 DISEASE-RESISTANCE LOCUS RECEPTOR-LIKE PROTEIN KINASE-like 2.3 isoform X2, producing MARLLFGGYIALLLLLLVFQTSNCKDTNLCAPSCGNHNISYPFRLESDPSSCGNLSYTLHCEKNNSTVLYLDSRKYYVQAINYNNLTIRVVDPGVKENDCSSRPDFSLTYARLGWESFPKYKPLPLSQMMIFINCTNPVDSPLYVDTSTCLNGEKSSNVSLLMRSYVNVGGMKASDLMKLCSLERMTLLPAKDYKNTSFKEIHSQLAYGFELSWHNSMCGSCAYGCYIYDSNQTGCADGLSWLELIAGVLQTVFLFIALLQGTKFMFGSPFVIAFLIYKWRRRHLSAYDTVEEFLHTHNNLMPVVRYSYSEIKKMTEGFKEKLGEGGFGCVYKGKLRSGHYAAIKLLGKSKANGQDFINEVATIGRIRHTNVVQLVGFCAEGSKRALVYDFMLNGFLDNFIFSQERSVSLTWEKLHEISLGVAHGIEYLHRGCEMQILHFDIKPHNILLDENFAPKVSDFGLARLCSTNESFKSLNAVRGTIGYMAPELFYKNIGRISYKADVYSFGMLLLEMAGRRKNLNALTENSSRIYWPDWVHDQVSNEKAIEIGDGGTEEEEKIVRKMIITGLWCIQMNPLNRPAMSEVVEMLEGDMQSLQLPPRPVLYPDEKPMNTCGESSSMSDYS from the exons ATGGCTAGGCTCCTCTTTGGTGGCTACATAGCCTTACTCCTCCTGCTGCTAGTCTTCCAAACCAGCAACTGCAAGGATACCAATCTCTGTGCCCCTTCATGTGGAAATCATAATATTAGCTACCCCTTTAGGCTAGAAAGTGATCCATCTTCCTGTGGAAACCTTTCCTATACCCTCCACTGCGAGAAAAATAACTCCACAGTATTGTATTTAGACTCACGAAAATACTACGTGCAGGCAATCAACTACAACAACTTGACAATCCGAGTGGTGGATCCTGGTGTTAAAGAAAATGATTGCTCTTCTCGTCctgatttttctttaacatatGCAAGATTAG GGTGGGAGTCGTTTCCCAAATACAAGCCTCTCCCGTTATCGCAGATGATGATTTTCATAAACTGCACAAATCCAGTGGATTCTCCTCTGTACGTAGACACTAGTACTTGCCTTAACGGAGAAAAATCTTCCAATGTTTCACTCTTGATGCGTTCTTATGTGAATGTTGGTGGGATGAAGGCTTCGGATCTGATGAAACTGTGCAGCTTAGAGAGGATGACGTTGTTGCCAGCCAAGGATTACAAGAATACATCCTTCAAGGAAATTCACAGTCAGCTGGCATATGGGTTTGAGCTTTCATGGCACAATAGCATGTGTGGAAGCTGTGCATATGGATGCTACATCTATGATTCGAACCAGACAGGCTGCGCAG ATGGACTTTCTTGGTTGGAATTAATCGCAG GCGTGCTGCAGACTGTATTCCTGTTCATTG CACTACTTCAGGGCACAAAATTTATGTTTGGGAGTCCGTTTGTGATTGCATTCTTGATCTATAAATGGCGACGAAGACATCTATCAGCATATGACACAGTTGAGGAATTCCTACACACTCATAACAATCTTATGCCAGTCGTGAGGTATTCTTATTCAGAGATTAAGAAGATGACCGAAGGTTTCAAGGAAAAATTGGGAGAAGGGGGTTTTGGTTGCGTGTATAAAGGAAAGCTTCGCAGTGGACATTATGCAGCGATAAAATTGCTGGGCAAATCCAAGGCTAATGGACAAGATTTCATCAATGAAGTCGCTACCATTGGAAGGATTCGCCACACCAATGTAGTGCAACTAGTTGGTTTTTGTGCTGAGGGATCAAAGCGCGCTCTTGTATATGATTTCATGCTCAATGGATTTCTcgataatttcattttttctcaAGAAAGATCTGTCTCTTTAACCTGGGAAAAACTGCATGAGATTTCCCTTGGAGTGGCTCATGGCATCGAATATCTACATCGAGGTTGTGAGATGCAGATCCTACATTTTGACATCAAGCCTCACAACATTCTTCTCGATGAAAACTTCGCTCCAAAAGTTTCTGACTTTGGGCTTGCTAGGTTGTGTTCGACAAATGAGAGTTTTAAATCTCTCAATGCAGTGAGGGGAACGATAGGTTACATGGCACCAGAACTTTTCTACAAGAATATCGGGCGCATCTCATACAAAGCTGATGTTTATAGCTTTGGAATGTTGCTGTTGGAAATGGCTGGCAGAAGGAAGAATCTGAACGCATTGACAGAGAATTCAAGCCGAATTTACTGGCCAGATTGGGTTCATGACCAAGTCTCTAATGAGAAGGCTATAGAGATTGGAGATGGTGGCacggaagaggaagaaaaaatagtCAGGAAGATGATTATTACAGGGTTGTGGTGTATACAAATGAATCCTCTGAATCGGCCCGCAATGAGCGAAGTTGTGGAGATGCTTGAAGGAGACATGCAAAGCCTGCAACTGCCTCCGAGACCTGTTCTATATCCAGATGAGAAGCCAATGAACACTTGTGGAGAGTCATCTTCCATGTCTGATTATTCTTAG
- the LOC133673035 gene encoding rust resistance kinase Lr10-like, giving the protein MASIWTPVFMEGRSTGFHWMHHSPTMARDLKEKLGEGGFGCVYKEKLRNGHSAAIKLLGKSKANGQDFINEVATIGRIRHTNVVQLVGFCAEGSKRALIYDFMLNGSLDNFIFSQERSVSLNWGKLHEISLGVAHGIEYLHRGCEMQILHFDIKPHNILLDKNFAPKVSDFGLARLCPANETEKSLTAAGGTIGYMAPELFYKNIGRISYKADVYSFGMLLLEMASKRKNLNALTENSSQIYWPDWVHDQVSNEKAIEIRDGGTEEEEKIVKKMIIAGL; this is encoded by the exons ATGGCCAG CATCTGGACACCGGTTTTCATGGAAGGACGGTCCACTGGGTTCCACTGGATGCACCACAGTCCCACAATGGCCAGAGATCTCAAGGAAAAGTTAGGAGAAGGGGGTTTTGGTTGCGTGTATAAAGAAAAGCTTCGTAATGGGCATTCTGCAGCGATAAAATTGCTGGGCAAATCCAAGGCTAATGGACAAGATTTCATCAATGAAGTTGCTACCATTGGAAGGATTCGCCACACCAATGTAGTGCAACTAGTTGGTTTTTGTGCTGAGGGATCAAAGCGCGCTCTTATATATGATTTCATGCTCAATGGATCTCTcgataatttcattttttctcaAGAAAGATCTGTCTCTTTAAACTGGGGAAAACTGCATGAGATTTCCCTTGGAGTGGCTCATGGCATCGAATATCTACATCGAGGTTGTGAGATGCAGATCCTACATTTTGACATCAAGCCTCACAACATTCTTCTCGATAAAAACTTCGCTCCAAAAGTTTCTGACTTTGGGCTTGCTAGGTTGTGCCCAGCAAATGAGACCGAGAAATCTCTCACTGCAGCAGGGGGAACGATAGGTTACATGGCGCCAGAACTGTTCTACAAGAACATCGGGCGCATCTCATACAAAGCTGATGTTTATAGCTTTGGAATGTTGCTGTTGGAAATGGCAAGCAAAAGGAAGAATCTGAACGCATTGACAGAGAATTCAAGCCAAATTTACTGGCCAGATTGGGTTCATGACCAAGTCTCTAATGAGAAGGCTATAGAGATTAGAGATGGTGGCacggaagaggaagaaaagataGTCAAGAAGATGATTATTGCAGGGTTGTGA
- the LOC133673555 gene encoding LEAF RUST 10 DISEASE-RESISTANCE LOCUS RECEPTOR-LIKE PROTEIN KINASE-like 2.1: MARLLFGGYRALLLLLLVFQTSNCKDTNLCAPSCGKHPISYPFSLESDPSTCGNLNISHNPFNYTLHCEKNTSAVLYLDSRKYYVQAINYNNLTIRVVDAGVKKNDCSSLPDFSLAFDSLGESRRAYTIFTSTFAGFDYMIRFPYTWFQYRKTGTKWFPKYKPLPLSQMMIFINCANPVNSTLYVDTGTCLNGAKYSNVSRSMRSYVNVRGMKASDVMELCSLERMTLLPAKDYKNMSFKEIHSQLAYGFELSWHNSMCGSCGYGCYIDDSYHTKCIDRLSWLELIAALLQGPKFIFGSPFVIAFLIYKWRRRHLSAYDTVEEFLQTHNNLMPVIRYSYSEIKKMTGGFKEELGKGGFGCVYKGKLRSGHSAAIKLLGKSKANGQDFINEVATIGRIRHTNVVQLVGFCAEGSKCALVYDFMPNGSLNNFIFSQERPVSLSWEKLHEISLGVARGIEYLHRGCEMQILYFDIKPHNILLDENFAPKVSDFGLARLCPANETEKSLTAAGGTIGYMAPELFYKNIGRVSYKADVYSFGMLLLEMAGKRKNPNVLTENSSQIYWPDWVHDQVSNEKAIEIGDGGTEEEEKIVKKMIIVGLWCIQMNPLNRPAMNKVVEMLEGDMKSLQLPPRPVLNLDEKPMNTCGESSSMSDYSSESVNLIENAYN; this comes from the exons ATGGCTAGGCTCCTCTTTGGTGGCTACAGAGCCTTACTGCTCCTGCTGCTAGTCTTCCAAACCAGCAACTGCAAGGATACCAATCTCTGTGCCCCTTCATGTGGAAAACATCCTATTAGCTACCCTTTTAGCCTAGAAAGTGATCCATCTACCTGTGGAAATCTTAATATTAGCCACAACCCCTTTAACTATACCCTCCACTGCGAGAAAAATACCTCCGCAGTTTTGTATTTAGACTCACGAAAATACTACGTGCAGGCTATCAACTACAACAACTTGACAATCCGAGTGGTTGATgctggtgttaaaaaaaatgattgctcTTCTCTTCCTGATTTTTCTTTAGCATTTGATAGCCTAGGTGAATCCAGAAGGGCATATACTATTTTTACTTCAACATTTGCAGGCTTTGATTATATGATCAGATTTCCATATACATGGTTTCAATACAGAAAGACAGGGACGAAATGGTTTCCCAAATACAAGCCTCTCCCGTTATCGCAGATGATGATTTTCATAAACTGTGCAAATCCAGTGAATTCTACTCTGTACGTAGACACTGGCACTTGCCTTAATGGAGCAAAATATTCCAATGTTTCTCGCTCGATGCGTTCTTATGTGAATGTTCGTGGCATGAAGGCCTCGGATGTGATGGAACTGTGCAGCTTAGAGAGGATGACGTTGTTGCCAGCCAAGGATTACAAGAACATGTCCTTTAAGGAAATTCACAGTCAGCTGGCATATGGGTTTGAGCTTTCATGGCACAATAGCATGTGTGGAAGCTGTGGATATGGATGCTACATCGATGATTCGTACCATACAAAATGCATAG ATCGACTTTCTTGGTTGGAATTAATCGCAG CACTACTTCAGGGGCCAAAATTTATCTTTGGGAGTCCGTTTGTGATTGCATTCTTGATCTATAAATGGCGACGAAGACATCTATCAGCATATGACACAGTTGAGGAATTCCTACAGACTCATAACAATCTTATGCCAGTCATAAGGTATTCTTATTCGGAGATTAAGAAGATGACTGGAGGTTTCAAGGAAGAGTTGGGCAAAGGAGGTTTTGGTTGCGTGTATAAAGGAAAGCTTCGCAGTGGACATTCTGCAGCGATAAAATTGCTGGGCAAATCCAAGGCTAATGGACAAGATTTCATCAATGAAGTCGCTACTATTGGAAGGATTCGCCACACCAATGTAGTGCAACTAGTTGGTTTTTGTGCTGAGGGATCAAAGTGTGCTCTTGTATATGATTTCATGCCCAATGGATCCctcaataatttcattttttctcaAGAGAGACCTGTCTCTTTAAGCTGGGAAAAACTGCATGAGATTTCCCTTGGAGTGGCTCGTGGCATCGAATATCTACATCGAGGTTGTGAGATGCAGATCCTATATTTTGACATCAAGCCTCACAACATTCTTCTCGATGAAAACTTCGCTCCGAAAGTTTCTGACTTTGGGCTTGCTAGGTTGTGCCCAGCAAATGAGACCGAGAAATCTCTCACTGCAGCGGGGGGAACGATAGGTTACATGGCACCAGAACTGTTCTACAAGAACATCGGGCGTGTCTCATACAAAGCTGATGTTTATAGCTTTGGAATGTTGCTGTTGGAAATGGCAGGCAAAAGGAAGAATCCGAACGTATTGACAGAGAATTCAAGCCAGATTTACTGGCCAGATTGGGTTCATGACCAAGTCTCTAATGAGAAGGCTATAGAGATTGGAGATGGTGGCacggaagaggaagaaaagataGTCAAGAAGATGATTATTGTAGGGTTGTGGTGTATACAAATGAATCCTCTGAATCGGCCCGCAATGAACAAAGTTGTGGAGATGCTTGAAGGAGACATGAAAAGCCTGCAACTGCCTCCGAGACCTGTTCTAAATCTAGATGAGAAGCCAATGAACACTTGTGGAGAGTCATCTTCCATGTCTGATTATTCTTCGGAATCAGTCAACTTGATCGAAAATGCATATAATTAA
- the LOC133673561 gene encoding uncharacterized protein LOC133673561 isoform X2: MNPYTSFQYKRTGPKWDADFKRLSLSQKIIFINCANPVNSPLYVDTGTCLNGAESSNASLSTHSYVNIGGMKASDVMELCSLERMTFLPAKDYKNMSFKEIHSQLAYGFELSWHNSRCGSCACYIDDSNRKHCIDGLSWFWTTVAVLLSVSMFIGKNFPY, translated from the exons ATGAATCCATATACATCGTTTCAATACAAAAGGACAGGGCCGAAATGGGATGCCGATTTCAAGCGTCTCTCATTATCGCagaagattatttttataaactgtGCAAATCCAGTGAATTCTCCTCTGTACGTAGACACTGGTACTTGCCTTAATGGAGCGGAATCTTCCAATGCTTCCCTCTCAACGCATTCATATGTGAATATTGGTGGCATGAAGGCCTCGGATGTGATGGAACTGTGCAGCTTAGAGAGGATGACGTTTTTGCCAGCCAAGGATTACAAGAACATGTCCTTTAAGGAAATTCACAGTCAGCTGGCATATGGGTTTGAGCTTTCATGGCACAATAGCAGGTGTGGAAGCTGTGCATGCTACATCGATGATTCGAACCGTAAACACTGCATAG ATGGACTTTCTTGGTTCTGGACAACCGTAG CCGTCCTGCTGTCTGTATCCATGTTCATTGGTAAGAACTTCCCttattga
- the LOC133673560 gene encoding putative RING-H2 finger protein ATL21A, with amino-acid sequence MMRGSTKKAICLFYFMFIAELGVSLNSTGSCGNHGLDIRFPLWIKDRQPGQSGYPGFDLSCNELGEIVLELPGAVKLYIDKIDYKNQVIYATDPQGCLRSQHSNFYSSGFHIQFKMSKDNSTIFNCSLNNATSPLRIACLSTHQYDVLAVDSEQSIDDNELLLSCTKMYDLPVQRDIRLSWSNPNCVDCEETGKQCRLRVNRSSELETECYGLPRPKKAYDSLIELTVRYSALQHASEMGKSC; translated from the exons ATGATGAGAGGTTCAACAAAAAAGGCTATATGCTTGTTCTATTTCATGTTCATTGCAGAACTTGGAGTTAGTCTAAATTCCACAGGATCTTGTGGGAACCACGGCCTCGACATCCGATTTCCATTATGGATCAAGGACAGGCAGCCAGGACAGAGTGGCTATCCTGGTTTTGATCTGTCTTGTAATGAGTTGGGCGAAATAGTGCTGGAGCTGCCAGGTGCAGTGAAACTCTACATAGATAAGATTGACTACAAAAATCAAGTTATTTATGCAACAGATCCCCAAGGTTGCCTTCGAAGCCAACACTCAAACTTCTATTCGTCCGGGTTTCACATACAGTTTAAGATGTCCAAGGACAATTCTACCATCTTCAATTGCTCTTTAAATAATGCAACATCTCCGCTTAGGATCGCTTGTCTCAGCACTCACCAATATGACGTTCTTGCCGTTGATTCGGAACAATCTATTGATGACAATGAGTTATTATTATCTTGTACCAAGATGTACGACCTACCTGTTCAACGTGATATCCGCCTGTCTTGGTCCAATCCCAATTGTGTAGATTGTGAAGAAACTGGAAAACAATGTAGATTGAGGGTAAATCGCAGCTCTGAGCTTGAAACTGAATGCTATGGCTTGCCCAGACcaaaaaaag CCTATGATAGCTTGATTGAACTGACCGTACGATACTCAGCACTACAACATGCTTCAGAAATGGGGAAATCATGCTAA